Proteins from a genomic interval of Sander vitreus isolate 19-12246 chromosome 6, sanVit1, whole genome shotgun sequence:
- the LOC144519906 gene encoding C-C chemokine receptor type 2, with product MNISENKPLMYSDMYDFDENDICDQDPGPWFPNGATVLSVLYYMLFCLSLLGNTTVLWVLLRYIKLKTMADICLLNLALSDLIMAVSLPLWAYNSQNLASCKLMTGVYQLGFYSGTLFVTLMSVDRYLAIVHAVAAMRARTLCYGIIASITIWVISVFMAIPGVIFASLEIVNADDNSYQCQPLYPEDRQQFWKMLRNISENTVGLFVSLPIMIFCYVKILFVLSRSRNSKKNRAVKLIFIIVCVFVVCWVPYNVTVFLQTLQPFVDTLNTCKASKYINSAIGIAEIIALSHCCVNPLIYAFAGEKFRKNLGYILTKYIGQSRGTFSTRDTDTSNTPVKSDY from the exons ATGAACATATCAGAGAACAAGCCATTAATGTACTCGGACATGTACGACTTTGATGAGAATGACATCTGCGATCAGGATCCCGGTCCATGGTTTCCCAATGGAGCCACGGTCTTGTCCGTTCTTTACTACATGCTGTTTTGTCTAAGTCTGCTAG GCAACACCACCGTTCTCTGGGTTCTCCTCCGGTACATAAAGCTGAAGACTATGGCAGACATATGCCTCCTCAACCTGGCCCTGTCGGACCTCATAATGGCTGTATCACTGCCCCTCTGGGCCTACAATTCCCAGAACCTTGCGTCATGCAAACTGATGACAGGAGTCTATCAG TTGGGTTTCTACAGTGGGACGTTGTTTGTGACCCTAATGAGTGTGGACCGCTACCTGGCTATCGTCCACGCTGTTGCAGCCATGCGAGCCCGGACACTTTGCTATGGAATCATAGCCAGCATCACTATCTGGGTTATATCAGTCTTCATGGCAATCCCTGGGGTGATCTTTGCCTCCTTGGAGATAGTAAATGCAGATGACAACAGCTACCAGTGCCAGCCACTGTATCCAGAGGACAGGCAGCAGTTTTGGAAGATGCTGCGAAACATCAGCGAGAACACCGTGGGCCTTTTCGTGAGTCTCCCTATCATGATTTTCTGCTATGTGAAAATCCTTTTTGTGCTGTCCAGGTCCAGGAACTCCAAAAAGAACAGAGCTGTAAAGCTGATATTcatcatagtgtgtgtgtttgtggtgtgcTGGGTCCCCTACAATGTCACAGTTTTCCTTCAGACACTGCAGCCATTCGTTGACACCCTAAACACCTGCAAGGCTTCAAAATATATCAACTCTGCCATAGGCATTGCAGAGATCATTGCACTGTCTCACTGCTGTGTAAATCCACTCATCTATGCATTCGCAGGGGAAAAGTTTAGGAAGAACCTGGGCTATATACTGACTAAGTACATCGGCCAGAGCAGAGGGACTTtcagcaccagagacacagacacttCCAACACACCTGTAAAATCAGATTATTAA
- the LOC144519907 gene encoding C-C chemokine receptor type 1-like isoform X1, protein MSDEGEHATTIADYSSYYDKELPDFAPCSNTDLKAFGKVFLPTLYSLVFILGFLGNGLVVCVLVKHRNQTNLTDICLFNLALSDLLFVLTLPFYSHYSVVRQWTFGDFMCRFTSGSHNTGFFSSIFFMIVMTLDRYVVIMHTQKVARYRTVRLSIAMTVFVWMLSLCVSLPVIIFTKVTNDSQEQTCSYVPNDAWKSYHTLTINVLGLMIPLLVMIVCYSRIIPILVNMRSAKKHRVVKLIVSIVMAFFIFWAPYNISLFLMFLKSEGVLPTNCNMESNLRLSVTVTETFAYTHCCLNPIIYAFVGQKFMKRALQLLRKWMPGIFLPSNRDLSDSSYRKSSNVSRSSDVTSNLML, encoded by the exons ATGTCAG ATGAAGGAGAACATGCAACCACAATTGCAGATTATTCATCATATTATGATAAAGAACTTCCGGACTTTGCTCCTTGCAGCAACACAGATTTGAAGGCATTTGGCAAGGTGTTTCTGCCCACTCTCTATAGCTTGGTTTTCATCCTCGGCTTcctag GCAATGGCCTAGTGGTGTGTGTCTTGGTGAAGCATCGCAACCAGACCAACTTGACAGACATCTGCCTCTTCAACCTGGCTCTCTCCGACCTCCTCTTTGTCCTCACGCTACCTTTCTACTCTCACTACTCTGTGGTCCGTCAATGGACTTTTGGAGACTTTATGTGCCGTTTCACCTCTGGCTCTCATAACACTGGGTTCTTCAGCAGCATCTTCTTCATGATTGTCATGACGCTGGACCGCTACGTTGTCATCATGCACACTCAAAAGGTGGCCCGGTATCGCACTGTGAGGTTAAGCATCGCTATGACCGTGTTCGTCTGGATGCTGAgcttgtgtgtctctctaccGGTTATTATCTTCACAAAGGTGACAAATGACTCCCAAGAGCAGACTTGTAGCTACGTCCCAAACGATGCCTGGAAGAGTTATCACACCTTGACAATTAATGTATTGGGTCTCATGATTCCCTTGCTGGTGATGATAGTTTGCTACTCCAGGATCATCCCCATACTGGTGAACATGAGGAGTGCAAAGAAGCACCGCGTCGTCAAGCTGATCGTCTCTATAGTGATGGCCTTTTTCATATTCTGGGCCCCATATAACATTTCCCTTTTCTTGATGTTTCTGAAATCTGAAGGTGTATTGCCAACAAATTGCAACATGGAATCAAATTTAAGGCTGTCAGTAACAGTGACTGAGACCTTTGCTTACACTCACTGCTGCCTGAACCCCATCATATACGCCTTTGTGGGACAAAAGTTCATGAAACGAGCCTTGCAGCTGTTGAGGAAATGGATGCCTGGGATTTTCCTTCCCTCCAACAGAGATCTGTCAGATAGCTCATACAGGAAAAGCTCAAATGTGTCCAGGTCCTCTGATGTCACCTCCAATCTCATGCTGTAG
- the LOC144519907 gene encoding C-C chemokine receptor type 5-like isoform X2: MSGNGLVVCVLVKHRNQTNLTDICLFNLALSDLLFVLTLPFYSHYSVVRQWTFGDFMCRFTSGSHNTGFFSSIFFMIVMTLDRYVVIMHTQKVARYRTVRLSIAMTVFVWMLSLCVSLPVIIFTKVTNDSQEQTCSYVPNDAWKSYHTLTINVLGLMIPLLVMIVCYSRIIPILVNMRSAKKHRVVKLIVSIVMAFFIFWAPYNISLFLMFLKSEGVLPTNCNMESNLRLSVTVTETFAYTHCCLNPIIYAFVGQKFMKRALQLLRKWMPGIFLPSNRDLSDSSYRKSSNVSRSSDVTSNLML; encoded by the exons ATGTCAG GCAATGGCCTAGTGGTGTGTGTCTTGGTGAAGCATCGCAACCAGACCAACTTGACAGACATCTGCCTCTTCAACCTGGCTCTCTCCGACCTCCTCTTTGTCCTCACGCTACCTTTCTACTCTCACTACTCTGTGGTCCGTCAATGGACTTTTGGAGACTTTATGTGCCGTTTCACCTCTGGCTCTCATAACACTGGGTTCTTCAGCAGCATCTTCTTCATGATTGTCATGACGCTGGACCGCTACGTTGTCATCATGCACACTCAAAAGGTGGCCCGGTATCGCACTGTGAGGTTAAGCATCGCTATGACCGTGTTCGTCTGGATGCTGAgcttgtgtgtctctctaccGGTTATTATCTTCACAAAGGTGACAAATGACTCCCAAGAGCAGACTTGTAGCTACGTCCCAAACGATGCCTGGAAGAGTTATCACACCTTGACAATTAATGTATTGGGTCTCATGATTCCCTTGCTGGTGATGATAGTTTGCTACTCCAGGATCATCCCCATACTGGTGAACATGAGGAGTGCAAAGAAGCACCGCGTCGTCAAGCTGATCGTCTCTATAGTGATGGCCTTTTTCATATTCTGGGCCCCATATAACATTTCCCTTTTCTTGATGTTTCTGAAATCTGAAGGTGTATTGCCAACAAATTGCAACATGGAATCAAATTTAAGGCTGTCAGTAACAGTGACTGAGACCTTTGCTTACACTCACTGCTGCCTGAACCCCATCATATACGCCTTTGTGGGACAAAAGTTCATGAAACGAGCCTTGCAGCTGTTGAGGAAATGGATGCCTGGGATTTTCCTTCCCTCCAACAGAGATCTGTCAGATAGCTCATACAGGAAAAGCTCAAATGTGTCCAGGTCCTCTGATGTCACCTCCAATCTCATGCTGTAG
- the LOC144519909 gene encoding C-C chemokine receptor type 1-like produces MSDEGEHATTIADYSSYYDKELPDFAPCSNTDLKAFGKVFLPTLYSLVFILGFLGNGLVVCVLVKHRNQTNLTDICLFNLALSDLLFVLTLPFYSHYSVVRQWTFGDFMCRFTSGSHNTGFFSSIFFMIVMTLDRYVVIMHTQKVARYRTVRLSIAMTVFVWMLSLCVSLPVIIFTKVTNDSQEQTCSYVPNDAWKSYHTLTINVLGLMIPLLVMIVCYSRIIPILVNMRSAKKHRVVKLIVSIVMAFFIFWAPYNISLLLMFLKSEGVLPTNCNMESNLRLSVTVTETFAYTHCCLNPIIYAFVGQKFMKRALQLLRKWMPGIFLPSNRDLSDSSYRKSSNVSRSSDVTSNLML; encoded by the exons ATGTCAG ATGAAGGAGAACATGCAACCACAATTGCAGATTATTCATCATATTATGATAAAGAACTTCCGGACTTTGCTCCTTGCAGCAACACAGATTTGAAGGCATTTGGCAAGGTGTTTCTGCCCACTCTCTATAGCTTGGTTTTCATCCTCGGCTTcctag GCAATGGCCTAGTGGTGTGTGTCTTGGTGAAGCATCGCAACCAGACCAACTTGACAGACATCTGCCTCTTCAACCTGGCTCTCTCCGACCTCCTCTTTGTCCTCACGCTACCTTTCTACTCTCACTACTCTGTGGTCCGTCAATGGACTTTTGGAGACTTTATGTGCCGTTTCACCTCTGGCTCCCATAACACTGGGTTCTTCAGCAGCATCTTCTTCATGATTGTCATGACGCTGGACCGCTACGTTGTCATCATGCACACTCAAAAGGTGGCCCGGTATCGCACTGTGAGGTTAAGCATCGCTATGACCGTGTTCGTCTGGATGCTGAgcttgtgtgtctctctaccGGTTATTATCTTCACAAAGGTGACAAATGACTCCCAAGAGCAGACTTGTAGCTACGTCCCAAACGATGCCTGGAAGAGTTATCACACCTTGACAATTAATGTATTGGGTCTCATGATTCCCTTGCTGGTGATGATAGTTTGCTACTCCAGGATCATCCCCATACTGGTGAACATGAGGAGTGCAAAGAAGCACCGCGTCGTCAAGCTGATCGTCTCTATAGTGATGGCCTTTTTCATATTCTGGGCCCCATATAACATTTCCCTTTTATTGATGTTTCTGAAATCTGAAGGTGTATTGCCAACAAATTGCAACATGGAATCAAATTTAAGGCTGTCAGTAACAGTGACTGAGACCTTTGCTTACACTCACTGCTGCCTGAACCCCATCATATACGCCTTTGTGGGACAAAAGTTCATGAAACGAGCCTTGCAGCTGTTGAGGAAATGGATGCCTGGGATTTTCCTTCCCTCCAACAGAGATCTGTCAGATAGCTCATACAGGAAAAGCTCAAATGTGTCCAGGTCCTCTGATGTCACCTCCAATCTCATGCTGTAG